In one Conger conger chromosome 5, fConCon1.1, whole genome shotgun sequence genomic region, the following are encoded:
- the LOC133128257 gene encoding trace amine-associated receptor 1-like codes for MTEDLYFCYESMNNSCPKIIYPPMIRILLHIFFAVIIVITLCGNLLVIISIAHFKQLHTPTNYLILSLAVTDFLMGGIILPPYMLQIIETCWYFGDVFCKIHLSLDSTLYTASMLNLSFISIDRYYAVCRPLHYQTKITTYTAGIMVLITWSVSAFVWFGMEFLAQEILGKDYYYENVACVGECVMLTEAASTISSLICFYMPALIMLLMYQKIFHVAQKQAQAVHSIACNNVQSENSTSSSKKERKATKTLAIVMGTFLLCSTPFYVCCLINPFINYSIPPVLIEIFFCITYLNSTCNPIIYAFYYSWFRKAFKIIFVGKIFQAHSSTVKLSTD; via the coding sequence ATGACTGAAGATTTATACTTCTGTTATGAGTCCATGAATAATTCTTGCCCAAAGATCATCTATCCACCAATGATACGGATTCTGCTGCATATTTTCTTTGCAGTCATTATTGTTATAACTTTGTGTGGAAACCTCCTTGTCATCATTTCCATTGCTCACTTCAAACAGCTGCACACTCCAACAAACTACCTCATCCTCTCCCTGGCAGTGACTGACTTCCTTATGGGAGGCATCATCTTGCCTCCTTACATGTTGCAAATTATTGAAACATGTTGGTATTTTGGAGATGTGTTCTGCAAAATCCACTTGAGTTTAGATAGCACGCTGTACACTGCATCAATGCTAAatctttcttttatttccaTTGATCGATATTATGCAGTTTGTCGGCCCCTACACTACCAGACTAAGATTACCACTTATACCGCAGGGATAATGGTCCTGATCACTTGGAGTGTGTCTGCCTTTGTTTGGTTTGGGATGGAATTCCTGGCACAGGAAATTTTGgggaaagattattattatgaaaatgttGCTTGTGTAGGAGAATGTGTCATGTTGACTGAAGCAGCAAGTACAATATCTAGCCTGATCTGTTTTTATATGCCTGCGTTAATTATGTTGCTCATGTATCAGAAAATCTTCCATGTTGCGCAGAAGCAAGCCCAGGCTGTTCACAGCATTGCTTGTAACAATGTACAATCTGAAAACAGCACATCATCTAGCAAGAAGGAGCGAAAGGCTACAAAGACCCTGGCAATTGTTATGGGGACATTCTTGTTATGCTCTACACCCTTTTATGTGTGTTGCCTAATTAATCCATTCATTAATTATTCCATTCCACCTgttttaattgaaatatttttctgtattaCCTATTTAAATTCAACATGCAATCCTATCATTTATGCTTTCTATTACAGTTGGTTTAGGAAAgcattcaaaattatttttgttggtaaaatatttcaagctcattCCTCAACAGTAAAACTGTCCACAGATTGA